The following proteins are encoded in a genomic region of Lachnospiraceae bacterium KM106-2:
- a CDS encoding multi antimicrobial extrusion protein (Na(+)/drug antiporter), MATE family of MDR efflux pumps, whose translation MQKDERLGSAPIRTLVFQLALPAVIAQFVNVLYNIVDRMYIGHIPKVGSLALTGLGICFPILMLISAFSSFVGSGGAPLASIQLGKGNRKEAEKILGNGVTILVFFSITLTILFMVFKQPILYAFGASENTILYANQYLSIYLWGTIFVQAAVGLNMFITCQGQARVAMFSVLIGAIINIVLDPIFIFGFDMGVRGAAIATVISQACSAIWVVQFLLSKKSGLRIRKENLRINRKIVVSIAALGISPFVMQATESLINIVFNSGAQQYGGDLYVGSITILQSVMQLFVVPTQGITMGTQPIISYNYGAGNQERVKETFHYTLRITFLVTCICTGLAIIMPEMFAHLFTSKPELIKLVGKVMPIFMGGVWMFGVQMACQSAFMAMGQAKISLFLALLRKVILLVPLALILPRFMGVMGIYYAEPIADILAAATTGTLFALNFKKILNQVG comes from the coding sequence ATGCAAAAAGATGAACGCTTAGGTAGTGCACCGATTAGAACGCTTGTGTTTCAATTGGCGCTTCCAGCAGTGATAGCACAATTTGTGAATGTTTTATATAACATTGTAGATCGTATGTATATTGGTCATATCCCCAAAGTAGGATCATTAGCACTCACTGGATTAGGAATTTGTTTCCCAATATTAATGTTAATATCGGCTTTTAGTAGTTTTGTTGGTTCAGGAGGAGCACCACTTGCTTCAATCCAATTAGGAAAAGGGAATCGAAAGGAAGCAGAAAAAATACTTGGAAACGGAGTTACGATTCTTGTATTTTTTTCTATTACATTGACAATTCTATTTATGGTTTTTAAACAACCCATTCTATATGCATTTGGTGCTAGTGAGAATACCATTCTATATGCCAATCAGTATTTAAGTATTTATTTGTGGGGAACTATTTTTGTTCAGGCAGCAGTCGGGCTAAATATGTTTATTACTTGCCAAGGTCAGGCAAGGGTCGCTATGTTTTCTGTGCTTATCGGTGCGATCATTAATATTGTATTAGATCCGATCTTTATATTTGGATTTGATATGGGTGTAAGAGGGGCTGCAATTGCAACAGTAATCTCTCAAGCATGTAGTGCAATCTGGGTAGTCCAGTTTTTATTATCAAAGAAATCAGGATTACGTATACGTAAAGAAAATCTTAGAATTAATAGGAAGATTGTAGTTAGTATCGCAGCATTGGGAATTTCTCCATTTGTGATGCAGGCTACAGAAAGTTTGATCAATATTGTATTTAATAGTGGGGCACAACAATATGGTGGAGATCTTTATGTTGGATCGATCACGATATTACAAAGCGTAATGCAGTTATTTGTTGTACCGACACAAGGTATTACAATGGGAACACAGCCGATCATCAGTTATAATTATGGAGCTGGTAATCAGGAGCGTGTGAAAGAAACATTTCATTATACCTTACGGATCACATTTTTGGTAACGTGTATCTGTACCGGATTGGCGATCATAATGCCAGAAATGTTTGCGCATTTATTTACAAGTAAACCAGAGTTGATAAAGCTTGTTGGAAAAGTGATGCCGATCTTCATGGGTGGTGTCTGGATGTTTGGTGTTCAGATGGCATGTCAATCTGCATTTATGGCAATGGGGCAGGCAAAGATATCTCTATTTCTTGCCTTACTTCGAAAGGTGATCTTATTAGTTCCATTAGCACTGATCTTACCAAGATTTATGGGTGTGATGGGAATCTATTATGCAGAACCGATCGCGGATATTCTCGCAGCGGCTACAACTGGTACTTTATTTGCGCTCAATTTCAAGAAAATTTTGAATCAAGTGGGTTAA
- a CDS encoding phosphate ABC transporter, periplasmic phosphate-binding protein PstS, whose translation MKKWICTLLSVMMIAVCLTGCGSKGEEKTKAADADKAAAKTETATEAPKEDASSSFDASNTITVVSREEGSGTRGAFIELFGVEEKDANGNKTDRTTGEAVLAPKTDVALTNVASDQFAIGYISLGSLNDTVKALKINGVDATVENIKSKKYEISRPFNIATKKGKMSDAAQDFMNYIMSKEGQQIIEDNKYIKIDEAAKEFKSNNAKGKVVVAGSSSVTPVMEKLKEAYANVNKNITVEVQQSDSTTGMQAAMEGTCDIGMASRDLKDSELEKLEPTVIALDGIAVIVNKENPTEDLSKDQVKAIYVGDVTTWEDATK comes from the coding sequence ATGAAGAAATGGATTTGTACGTTACTTAGTGTAATGATGATCGCTGTTTGTTTAACAGGATGTGGTTCAAAAGGGGAAGAAAAGACAAAGGCTGCAGATGCAGATAAGGCGGCAGCAAAGACAGAGACAGCAACAGAGGCTCCAAAGGAAGATGCTTCTTCCTCATTTGATGCTTCAAATACAATCACAGTTGTCAGCAGAGAAGAAGGTTCTGGAACAAGAGGCGCTTTCATAGAACTTTTTGGAGTAGAAGAAAAAGATGCAAATGGTAATAAAACGGATCGTACAACAGGTGAAGCTGTTCTTGCACCTAAGACTGATGTAGCACTTACTAATGTTGCTTCCGATCAATTTGCAATTGGTTATATTTCACTTGGTTCTTTAAATGATACTGTTAAAGCTCTTAAGATCAATGGAGTAGATGCAACGGTAGAAAACATTAAGAGTAAAAAATATGAAATTTCTAGACCATTTAACATTGCAACTAAAAAGGGTAAAATGTCTGATGCAGCACAAGATTTTATGAATTACATAATGAGTAAAGAAGGACAGCAGATCATCGAAGATAATAAATATATCAAGATTGACGAAGCTGCAAAAGAATTCAAATCAAACAATGCAAAAGGTAAAGTTGTTGTAGCAGGTTCTTCATCCGTAACACCAGTAATGGAAAAATTAAAAGAAGCTTATGCAAACGTAAATAAAAATATTACTGTTGAAGTTCAACAAAGTGATTCAACAACAGGAATGCAAGCAGCAATGGAAGGTACTTGCGATATCGGTATGGCATCTAGAGATCTTAAAGATTCTGAACTTGAAAAGTTAGAACCAACAGTAATCGCATTAGATGGTATTGCAGTAATTGTAAATAAAGAAAATCCTACAGAGGATTTAAGCAAAGATCAAGTAAAAGCAATCTATGTTGGTGATGTAACAACATGGGAAGATGCAACTAAATAG
- a CDS encoding heavy metal-(Cd/Co/Hg/Pb/Zn)-translocating P-type ATPase: MKKKFKLVDLDCANCAAKMEEAINKIEGVSKATVSFMAQKLTIEAEESQFERIVDEAQKEIKRIEPDCSIEM, encoded by the coding sequence ATGAAAAAGAAATTTAAGTTAGTTGATTTAGATTGTGCAAACTGTGCAGCAAAGATGGAAGAGGCTATTAATAAGATTGAGGGTGTTAGTAAAGCTACAGTAAGTTTTATGGCACAAAAACTTACAATTGAAGCAGAAGAATCTCAATTTGAAAGAATCGTGGATGAGGCTCAAAAAGAAATCAAGAGAATCGAGCCTGATTGTTCCATCGAGATGTAG
- a CDS encoding cadmium efflux system accessory protein: MQKEENNNTDLEHGDMILAVNEQLPDEELLYDLAELFKVFGDSTRIKILYVLHESELCVCDIAEVLNMTQSAISHQLRVLKQSKLVKCRREGKAIFYSLADDHVHSMLHQGMEHVLE, from the coding sequence ATGCAGAAAGAAGAGAATAACAACACGGATTTAGAACATGGTGATATGATTCTTGCAGTCAATGAACAATTACCTGATGAGGAACTGCTATATGATCTTGCAGAGTTATTTAAGGTGTTTGGTGATTCAACAAGGATTAAGATACTGTATGTATTACATGAGTCAGAATTGTGTGTATGTGATATTGCAGAGGTGCTCAATATGACACAGTCAGCAATTTCTCATCAGCTGCGTGTATTAAAGCAATCAAAACTAGTAAAATGCAGACGTGAGGGAAAGGCTATCTTCTATTCCCTTGCGGATGATCATGTCCATTCTATGCTCCATCAGGGAATGGAACATGTCCTTGAATAA
- a CDS encoding protein similar to polyadenylation specificity factor, MJ1236 type — protein MKDYFLPLAGADEIGASSYFLKIDGVNILLDCGARKHAKITYPNYHILLEQQLDSFDQLDAILISHAHYDHIGSFYSIAGSAGNVKIFATKTTKELMKLQLIDFERSINVNENEKIRKIKLQQLDKIIGNIIELPLMTTVTIGTCKITLYPAGHMVGACMVGIESKDKKLLYTGDFSFHTIQGINAIKLSGYKPDYLIMNATYGYKYGDSKGFDYKGLNKKIATILKNGDNVLLKSTSIAKEFDLVYALRMMKIGVPIRTDDQSAHILNAFFNLGYDVNQEYMKKDDWNEVRNHQHILISQTEKEGYVNIIVDRYSLHASFAELLNMVYLCMPKAVYVVHAHVQKKVLNFMDDLRDQGRYHGKIIQCHNEVTYELGRSCNEI, from the coding sequence ATGAAAGATTATTTTCTACCACTCGCCGGTGCTGATGAGATAGGCGCCTCCAGTTATTTTCTTAAGATAGATGGAGTTAATATTTTACTAGACTGTGGAGCAAGAAAGCATGCTAAAATCACATATCCAAATTATCATATTCTATTAGAACAGCAGTTAGACAGCTTTGATCAGTTAGATGCCATACTCATATCGCATGCCCACTATGATCACATAGGATCATTTTACAGCATAGCAGGCAGTGCCGGGAACGTGAAGATATTTGCAACGAAGACTACTAAAGAACTAATGAAGCTTCAGCTGATTGATTTTGAACGCAGTATCAATGTCAATGAAAACGAGAAAATTCGAAAGATCAAACTACAACAGTTAGATAAGATTATTGGAAATATCATTGAACTTCCTCTTATGACAACAGTAACCATAGGTACCTGTAAGATTACATTATATCCGGCAGGTCATATGGTAGGTGCTTGTATGGTAGGAATTGAGAGTAAAGATAAGAAATTATTATATACAGGAGATTTTAGTTTTCATACCATTCAAGGAATTAATGCCATTAAGCTGTCAGGTTATAAGCCAGATTACTTGATCATGAATGCTACTTATGGATACAAATATGGTGATTCCAAGGGATTTGATTACAAAGGGTTGAATAAGAAGATCGCAACGATCTTAAAGAATGGAGATAATGTATTACTTAAGTCTACAAGTATCGCAAAAGAATTTGATTTAGTATACGCACTCAGGATGATGAAGATTGGGGTACCTATCCGTACCGATGATCAATCAGCTCATATCTTGAATGCGTTTTTTAATTTGGGTTACGATGTAAATCAGGAATATATGAAGAAAGATGATTGGAATGAAGTAAGGAATCATCAGCATATATTAATATCCCAGACAGAGAAAGAGGGTTATGTGAATATTATCGTAGATCGTTATTCTCTACATGCATCCTTTGCGGAATTACTTAATATGGTTTATCTATGTATGCCTAAGGCAGTATATGTCGTTCATGCACACGTACAAAAAAAAGTCTTGAATTTTATGGATGATCTACGCGACCAAGGAAGATATCATGGGAAGATCATACAGTGCCATAACGAGGTGACTTATGAACTAGGAAGGAGCTGCAATGAAATATAA
- a CDS encoding N-acetylmuramoyl-L-alanine amidase: MKGMKNVARILVGMCGAFLMALLLQVPAFAATVQVPCNTLSTIGGIQEYINTGGAYASQCNLRLLDQKSDAYSFTIDKEGWVYLKSGCSVNDYTRVTLYYDQACTSEIASATSDKDNVVKAYLAPGTYYYQVERWNGHYYNSEGYDMITTTYIGFIPSENVIKVSKIAYSKNRTYAKVTLALDPAYVSNINNTVGLRKVFGDVPASRLYDNNTWGTSSDDTKIFTRTFKVTQNGTYSVRFTNDVNDEWYVAKATVSGLKGAPKAPVIKKCKIGTKIVSGTAPKNTKVVVKVKNKTYRAKCNKSGKWKVKVKAKLKSGQKVTAYTVNLYGAKSAVKSKFASRK; the protein is encoded by the coding sequence ATGAAAGGAATGAAGAATGTTGCCCGAATTTTAGTCGGGATGTGTGGCGCATTTTTAATGGCATTATTATTACAAGTGCCTGCGTTCGCAGCAACAGTTCAAGTACCATGCAACACATTATCAACAATAGGGGGAATTCAGGAGTACATCAACACCGGTGGTGCATACGCTAGTCAATGTAACCTAAGATTACTTGATCAAAAAAGTGATGCATACTCATTTACAATTGACAAAGAAGGCTGGGTTTATTTAAAGAGTGGCTGTTCTGTAAATGACTATACTAGAGTTACTTTATATTATGATCAAGCATGCACAAGCGAAATAGCCAGTGCTACATCAGATAAAGATAATGTTGTCAAAGCATATTTAGCACCAGGTACTTATTATTATCAAGTAGAAAGATGGAATGGTCATTATTATAATTCAGAAGGATATGATATGATCACAACTACATATATCGGGTTCATTCCAAGTGAGAATGTAATCAAGGTAAGTAAAATAGCATATAGCAAGAATAGAACATATGCAAAAGTAACACTTGCATTAGATCCTGCTTACGTATCAAATATTAATAATACCGTTGGATTAAGAAAGGTATTCGGAGATGTTCCAGCATCAAGATTATATGATAACAATACATGGGGAACATCTAGTGATGATACTAAAATTTTTACTAGAACATTTAAGGTAACACAAAACGGAACTTATTCCGTACGTTTTACCAATGACGTTAATGATGAATGGTATGTTGCAAAGGCAACCGTATCTGGATTAAAGGGAGCACCTAAGGCACCTGTGATCAAGAAATGTAAAATTGGTACAAAGATCGTTTCTGGAACTGCACCTAAAAATACAAAAGTAGTTGTAAAAGTTAAGAACAAGACTTACCGTGCAAAATGTAATAAATCAGGTAAATGGAAAGTTAAAGTGAAAGCAAAATTAAAATCAGGTCAGAAAGTTACTGCATATACAGTAAATCTTTATGGTGCAAAGAGTGCTGTAAAGAGTAAATTTGCAAGCAGAAAATAA
- a CDS encoding diguanylate cyclase/phosphodiesterase with PAS/PAC sensor(s), with protein sequence MRNKLASYRPYMIVAYCILIFIIGHGIKSVDLKKYDVKDLKNGWNVTYKGRQYKNQVLSKFSFEKLKRGDTIELTVQLPKNEMNTPVISLYSVYSELYAYVDNRLIYQYSNQDYLQPGGYHALRLAGKYEGKTLRIHIVATKDSAFSKIKTPQMGLEYDIYRDILSTDFPFFLTCFILIMFGIMFGCITAVSSLKYPELFLLFHVSFFSIMIGIWGLASSGALHMFINSYGEIKVIEFTALYFCPMSILAIFEILLLDHPRLRKIIRIFLLVDAVFLAVSLFLHWMRITHISQTVIISYVLYSSQAIICVILTIQKRRLAPNPDRVPIIGVIVLFITGFIDCYQYIGNHFYNMTSADLLVSYLPFGGLVFVGSIILYYGNILMRNIYEKAEKKRLLDLAYHDVLTNLYNRMKFTEQLESWKAQQIPYAILSFDLNHLKELNDTKGHQFGDWLIVKFSNILHQSFANQGLVCRIGGDEFAVLMERTNEEQMEEHLNHYQEVLDLSNEVSNEIYCTAAYGYAFSSEVSGLGSSYRDVVNLADARMYEMKQRQREIRK encoded by the coding sequence ATGAGGAATAAACTTGCATCATATAGACCGTATATGATCGTGGCATATTGTATCCTTATTTTTATCATCGGACACGGTATTAAAAGCGTGGATTTAAAGAAATATGATGTAAAAGATTTGAAGAATGGATGGAACGTTACATATAAGGGGAGACAGTATAAAAATCAAGTATTGTCGAAATTTTCATTTGAAAAGCTAAAAAGAGGAGATACCATTGAGTTAACAGTTCAATTACCAAAAAACGAAATGAATACTCCGGTTATTAGTCTATATAGTGTTTATTCAGAACTATATGCCTATGTAGATAATAGACTGATATATCAGTATAGTAATCAAGATTATTTGCAGCCTGGCGGTTATCATGCTTTACGCCTTGCGGGTAAATACGAAGGTAAAACATTGAGGATTCACATTGTGGCGACAAAGGACAGCGCTTTTTCAAAAATAAAGACACCACAAATGGGATTAGAGTATGATATCTATCGTGATATCTTATCAACTGATTTTCCATTTTTTCTAACCTGTTTCATATTGATCATGTTTGGAATTATGTTTGGATGTATCACCGCAGTAAGTAGTTTAAAGTATCCAGAATTGTTTTTGTTATTTCATGTTTCGTTTTTTTCAATCATGATCGGAATTTGGGGATTAGCTAGCAGTGGTGCTTTACATATGTTTATCAATAGTTATGGGGAAATCAAAGTGATTGAGTTTACAGCACTTTATTTCTGTCCAATGAGCATCCTGGCAATTTTTGAGATATTATTATTGGATCACCCTAGATTGCGGAAGATTATACGAATTTTCCTTTTAGTAGATGCTGTATTTCTAGCAGTTTCACTTTTCCTTCATTGGATGAGGATCACGCATATCTCACAGACGGTAATCATTTCTTATGTTTTATATTCTAGTCAGGCGATCATCTGTGTGATCTTGACGATACAAAAGAGGAGATTGGCTCCAAACCCAGATCGTGTGCCGATCATTGGTGTTATTGTACTATTTATAACAGGATTTATCGATTGTTATCAGTATATCGGAAATCACTTTTATAATATGACAAGTGCAGATTTACTTGTGAGCTATCTTCCATTTGGTGGATTGGTCTTTGTTGGCAGTATCATTCTGTATTATGGAAATATATTAATGAGAAACATTTATGAAAAGGCAGAGAAAAAGCGACTACTTGACCTTGCCTATCATGATGTCTTAACAAACTTATACAACCGAATGAAGTTTACGGAACAGCTTGAAAGCTGGAAGGCACAGCAGATTCCTTATGCGATCCTATCTTTTGATCTAAATCATTTGAAGGAGTTAAATGATACGAAAGGACATCAGTTTGGTGACTGGCTGATCGTAAAATTCTCAAATATTCTACATCAAAGCTTTGCAAATCAAGGCTTGGTATGTCGAATAGGGGGCGATGAGTTTGCTGTTCTGATGGAACGAACCAATGAAGAGCAGATGGAAGAACATTTAAATCATTACCAAGAGGTATTAGATCTAAGCAATGAGGTTTCTAATGAAATCTATTGTACGGCAGCATACGGTTATGCCTTTTCATCTGAGGTGAGTGGGCTTGGAAGTTCTTACCGGGATGTAGTGAATCTTGCAGATGCTAGAATGTATGAAATGAAACAGAGACAAAGAGAAATTAGAAAGTAA
- a CDS encoding integral membrane protein: MKVNWKHLIISLAISLGIGGLAGILTSNSMDVYSGFVKPPLSPPGIAFPIVWTILFTLMGISAYLIYESNSEKRDSAIQIYALQLLLNFSWSIVFFNLQNQLLAFFVLIALWICILIMILRFTKINKTAGYLQIPYLLWVTFAGYLNLAIYLLNK; this comes from the coding sequence ATGAAAGTAAATTGGAAGCATTTAATTATTAGTTTAGCCATAAGTTTAGGAATTGGTGGATTAGCCGGCATCCTAACCAGTAATAGTATGGATGTATATAGTGGCTTTGTTAAACCACCCCTCTCGCCACCTGGAATTGCATTTCCAATTGTATGGACCATATTATTTACCTTAATGGGCATTTCTGCATATTTAATCTATGAAAGCAATTCCGAGAAAAGAGATTCTGCAATTCAGATCTATGCACTTCAGCTGTTACTCAATTTCTCATGGAGTATCGTCTTCTTTAACTTACAAAATCAATTGCTGGCATTTTTTGTACTGATCGCATTATGGATCTGCATTCTCATTATGATCCTTCGTTTCACGAAAATAAATAAAACAGCTGGGTATTTACAAATTCCCTACTTACTGTGGGTGACATTTGCTGGATATTTAAATCTTGCGATCTATCTCTTGAATAAATAG
- a CDS encoding cadmium efflux system accessory protein: protein MNQRNEEICDACEVHEDLIDAVNQKLPEEELLYDLAELFKIFGDSTRIKILYVLHESELCVCDIAKVLGMNQSAISHQLRILKQSKLVKNRREGKSMFYSLADSHVHTILNQGMEHVLEP from the coding sequence ATGAATCAAAGAAATGAAGAAATTTGTGATGCATGTGAGGTTCATGAGGATCTGATCGATGCAGTAAATCAGAAATTACCAGAAGAAGAGCTATTATATGATCTAGCAGAACTTTTTAAGATATTTGGTGATTCAACTAGAATCAAGATTTTATATGTACTTCATGAATCAGAATTATGTGTATGTGATATCGCAAAGGTTCTTGGGATGAATCAATCCGCTATTTCACATCAGCTAAGAATTTTAAAACAATCAAAATTAGTTAAAAATCGTCGAGAAGGAAAATCAATGTTTTATTCACTTGCCGATTCTCATGTTCATACCATATTAAATCAAGGTATGGAGCATGTGTTAGAACCATAA
- a CDS encoding lead, cadmium, zinc and mercury transporting ATPase, which yields MKHKLSPKQRKALRRILAGAMLFVFAILLSQLNSLDNTIGKLIVLGIFLVTYFVIGGDVLYKAIRNIKNGQIFDENFLMCVATIGAFALREYSEAVAVMLFYQVGELFQSYAVSSSRQSISDLMNIRPDYANIEVDGTLTQVDPDDVAIGDIIVVKAGEKIPLDGKVIKGETMVDTSALTGESVPRKVNVDDMIYSGCVNMNGLIYVEVTKEFDDSTVAKILEMVENASSKKAKAENFITKFAKYYTPIVVGLAVLLSILPPLILGESFLMWIQRALTFLVISCPCALVISVPLSFFGGIGGASKTGILIKGSNYLEVLSEVKTIVFDKTGTLTKGNFKVTKVNASGVAKEDLLRLAAYVENYSDHPIAKSIKDAYGEVIDSEHIKDVEEISGHGVCAIVDGEKIYAGNNKLMEQFQISYEPCKEIGTIVYVAKGNTYLGSLVIADEIKEDSLSAISLLKKVGIKNTIMLTGDRKEVGEAVAAQLGMNGVYTELLPGDKVDKIEEILAKQSGNDKVAFVGDGINDAPVLSRVDLGIAMGGMGSDAAIEAADIVLMNDEISKIAMAVRIARKTLTIVRENIAFAIGVKVIVLILGALGIANMWWAVFADVGVAVIAILNAMRALSIPKMK from the coding sequence ATGAAACATAAATTATCACCAAAGCAGAGAAAAGCATTAAGACGAATTCTTGCAGGTGCCATGCTATTCGTATTTGCAATCCTGCTTTCTCAATTAAATAGTTTAGACAATACTATTGGGAAATTAATTGTCTTAGGAATCTTTTTGGTTACTTATTTTGTAATCGGAGGAGATGTGTTGTATAAGGCAATTCGAAATATCAAGAATGGTCAGATCTTTGATGAAAACTTTTTAATGTGTGTTGCGACAATTGGTGCATTTGCATTAAGAGAATATAGTGAAGCAGTTGCTGTTATGCTCTTTTATCAAGTAGGAGAGTTATTTCAGAGTTATGCAGTAAGCTCATCAAGACAGTCGATTTCAGATTTGATGAATATTCGTCCCGATTATGCGAACATAGAAGTTGATGGAACATTGACTCAGGTCGATCCTGATGATGTGGCAATTGGTGATATCATCGTTGTCAAAGCAGGTGAGAAGATTCCGTTGGATGGCAAAGTCATCAAGGGAGAAACGATGGTAGATACTAGTGCACTGACAGGTGAATCAGTACCACGTAAAGTTAATGTGGACGATATGATCTACAGTGGATGTGTCAATATGAATGGTTTGATCTACGTCGAAGTAACAAAAGAATTCGATGATTCTACGGTTGCTAAGATATTAGAGATGGTAGAGAATGCAAGTAGTAAAAAGGCTAAGGCTGAGAATTTTATTACAAAATTCGCGAAGTATTATACTCCGATCGTAGTTGGATTGGCTGTATTATTATCGATTCTTCCACCTCTGATCTTAGGAGAATCGTTCCTAATGTGGATACAGAGAGCGTTGACATTCCTTGTTATTTCTTGCCCATGTGCACTAGTAATTTCAGTTCCACTTAGTTTCTTTGGAGGCATCGGTGGAGCAAGTAAGACCGGTATTTTAATTAAGGGAAGTAACTACTTAGAAGTTTTATCAGAAGTAAAGACAATTGTTTTTGATAAGACAGGTACACTTACGAAAGGTAATTTCAAAGTAACTAAAGTGAATGCTTCAGGGGTAGCAAAAGAGGATCTTTTAAGATTAGCGGCTTATGTAGAAAATTATTCAGATCATCCAATTGCGAAATCGATCAAAGATGCTTATGGAGAAGTCATTGATTCAGAACATATTAAAGATGTAGAAGAGATTTCTGGGCATGGTGTCTGTGCCATTGTAGATGGTGAGAAGATCTATGCAGGAAATAATAAATTGATGGAACAGTTTCAGATTTCATATGAGCCTTGTAAAGAAATCGGTACAATCGTTTATGTGGCTAAAGGGAATACTTATTTAGGTTCTCTTGTTATTGCAGATGAAATAAAAGAAGATTCGCTTTCTGCAATATCCCTTCTAAAAAAAGTAGGAATTAAGAATACCATTATGTTGACAGGGGATCGTAAAGAGGTCGGAGAGGCAGTAGCCGCTCAATTAGGCATGAATGGTGTGTATACAGAATTATTACCAGGAGATAAGGTTGATAAGATTGAAGAAATTCTAGCAAAACAAAGTGGTAATGATAAAGTAGCTTTTGTTGGTGATGGAATTAATGATGCACCTGTATTATCCCGTGTGGATCTTGGAATCGCTATGGGCGGTATGGGTTCCGATGCGGCAATTGAGGCAGCGGATATTGTATTAATGAATGATGAAATATCTAAGATCGCAATGGCAGTACGTATTGCCAGAAAAACGCTTACGATCGTACGAGAGAATATCGCATTTGCAATCGGAGTAAAGGTGATCGTTTTAATACTTGGTGCACTTGGTATCGCTAATATGTGGTGGGCAGTATTTGCTGATGTTGGTGTTGCCGTGATCGCAATTTTAAATGCAATGCGTGCGTTAAGTATCCCGAAAATGAAATAA
- a CDS encoding deblocking aminopeptidase has protein sequence MLEYIMEQMNHVVNIDSPTGYHFEVQNYVMDELKEMGYEPYSLRKGGVIVNLGGEGNPTMLLSHMDTLGCFVHYIKADGRLAISNLTLNPNNIETEQVRVITREGNVYEGTIQLVNASVHVNDDINQARKFDNLEVVLDEDVTSVEDVTALGIQAGDVIAVEPRFTVTSKGYIKSRYLDDKASVAILLGYAKYLKEDQHSLKRNIWLNFTVHEEIGYGAATGIPDCIEDVLSVDMGCVGEHLACTEKMVSICAKDSAGAYHREMVNELIAAAKKAKVDYAVDVYPHYSSDAQVAVKSGYDVRHGLIGPGVYASHGYERSHKEGIANTFELIKSFCNRD, from the coding sequence ATGTTAGAGTACATAATGGAACAAATGAATCACGTAGTTAATATTGATAGTCCAACTGGATATCATTTTGAAGTACAGAACTATGTAATGGATGAATTAAAAGAAATGGGATATGAACCATATTCATTACGAAAAGGTGGCGTTATCGTTAATTTAGGTGGAGAGGGAAATCCAACGATGTTGTTATCTCATATGGATACCTTAGGGTGTTTTGTTCACTATATTAAGGCAGATGGCAGATTAGCCATTTCAAATTTAACATTAAATCCAAATAATATTGAGACAGAACAGGTCAGAGTGATCACGAGAGAGGGTAACGTCTATGAAGGAACAATTCAGCTAGTGAATGCCTCTGTTCATGTAAATGACGATATCAATCAGGCAAGAAAGTTTGATAATCTTGAGGTCGTTTTAGATGAGGATGTAACATCAGTTGAAGATGTTACAGCACTTGGAATTCAAGCTGGGGATGTCATTGCAGTGGAACCAAGATTTACAGTTACAAGTAAAGGTTATATTAAAAGCCGTTATTTAGATGATAAAGCATCTGTAGCAATTTTATTAGGATATGCAAAATATCTGAAAGAGGATCAGCATAGTCTAAAACGAAATATCTGGCTGAACTTCACGGTTCATGAGGAGATCGGATATGGTGCGGCAACAGGAATTCCAGATTGCATTGAGGATGTTTTATCTGTTGATATGGGCTGTGTGGGAGAGCATCTTGCTTGTACGGAGAAGATGGTATCTATTTGTGCAAAGGATAGTGCGGGAGCTTATCACCGTGAGATGGTAAACGAATTGATCGCAGCGGCTAAGAAGGCAAAGGTCGATTATGCGGTAGATGTATATCCTCATTACTCATCCGATGCACAAGTTGCAGTAAAGAGTGGATACGATGTGCGTCATGGCTTGATCGGACCAGGGGTTTATGCTTCTCATGGTTATGAACGAAGTCACAAAGAGGGAATTGCCAATACATTTGAGCTTATTAAGTCATTTTGCAATAGAGATTAA